A region of Ovis canadensis isolate MfBH-ARS-UI-01 breed Bighorn chromosome 19, ARS-UI_OviCan_v2, whole genome shotgun sequence DNA encodes the following proteins:
- the TREX1 gene encoding three-prime repair exonuclease 1, whose amino-acid sequence MGSRALPPGPVQTLIFLDLEATGLPFSQPKITELCLLAIHRYALEGLSTPQGSPPTAPSPPRVLDKLSLCVAPGKACSPVASEITGLSTAVLAAHGRRVFDADLVNLIRAFLQRQPQPWCLVAHNGDRYDFPLLRAELALLGLASALDDAFCVDSIAALKALEPAGSSSEHGPRKSYSLGSIYTRLYGQAPPDSHTAEGDVLALLSVCQWRPRALLRWVDAHAKPFSTVKPMYVVTTTTGTNPRPSAVTATVPLARANDTGPKLRGDRSPKPAPPPVKCPGAPPGEGLLAPLGLLAFLTLAVAMLYGLSLAMPGQ is encoded by the coding sequence ATGGGCTCGCGGGCCCTGCCCCCGGGGCCTGTGCAGACCCTCATCTTCCTGGATTTGGAGGCCACCGGCCTGCCCTTCTCCCAGCCCAAGATCACCGAGCTGTGCCTGCTGGCCATCCACAGATATGCCCTGGAGGGCCTCTCCACCCCTCAGGGGTCTCCGCCAACGGCACCCTCGCCACCCCGGGTGCTAGACAAGCTCTCCCTGTGTGTGGCTCCAGGGAAGGCATGCAGCCCCGTGGCCAGCGAGATCACGGGCCTGAGCACTGCCGTGCTGGCTGCACATGGGCGTCGGGTCTTTGACGCCGACCTGGTCAACCTGATCCGCGCCTTCCTACAGCGCCAGCCGCAGCCTTGGTGCCTTGTGGCCCACAATGGTGACCGCTACGACTTTCCCCTGCTCCGGGCCGAGCTGGCGCTGCTGGGCCTGGCCAGTGCTTTGGACGATGCCTTCTGTGTGGACAGCATCGCTGCTCTGAAGGCTCTGGAGCCGGCTGGCAGCTCCTCGGAGCATGGCCCAAGGAAGAGCTACAGCCTGGGCAGCATCTACACACGCCTATATGGGCAGGCCCCGCCAGACTCGCATACCGCCGAGGGGGACGTGCTCGCCCTGCTAAGCGTCTGTCAGTGGAGGCCGCGGGCCCTGCTACGGTGGGTGGATGCTCATGCCAAGCCCTTCAGCACCGTCAAGCCAATGTACGTGGTCACAACAACTACTGGAACCAACCCGAGGCCATCTGCTGTCACAGCCACTGTGCCCCTGGCCAGAGCCAATGACACCGGCCCCAAGCTTCGCGGAGACAGGAGCCCCaagccagcccctcccccagtgaAGTGCCCTGGAGCCCCACCCGGGGAGGGGCTGCTGGCCCCCCTGGGCCTTCTGGCCTTCCTGACTTTGGCGGTAGCCATGCTGTATGGGCTGTCCCTGGCCATGCCCGGGCAATAG
- the SHISA5 gene encoding protein shisa-5 isoform X2 codes for MGFGTVLAIGVTLFVIGVVTVIICCTCSCCCLYKMCRRPQPVVTTTMATTVTHTPYLQPPSYPGPTYQGYHSVVPQPGLPTAPYPTQPTGPPAYHETMAGDAALPYPASQPPYNPAYMEPPKIVS; via the exons ATGGG GTTCGGCACAGTGCTCGCCATCGGGGTGACCCTCTTTGTGATTGGCGTGGTCACCGTTATCATCTGCTGCacctgctcctgctgctgtttGTACAAGATGTGCCGGCGCCCGCAAC CGGTTGTGACCACCACCATGGCCACCACGGTGACCCACACCCCTTACTTGCAACCGCCCAGCTACCCTGGACCAACGTACCAGGGCTACCACTCCGTGGTGCCCCAGCCGGGGCTGCCAACAGCACCCTACCCAACCCAGCCCACGGGCCCCCCCGCCTACCACGAGACGATGGCAG GAGATGCAGCCCTGCCCTACCCTGCCAGCCAGCCTCCTTATAATCCGGCCTACATGGAGCCCCCGAAGATAGTCTCTTGA